A region of Subdoligranulum variabile DNA encodes the following proteins:
- the rplQ gene encoding 50S ribosomal protein L17, producing MPGTRKLGRTTDSRNAMLRAMVTYLFENGKIETTVTRAKEVRSMAEKMVTLGKQEDLHAKRQVFSYITKEDIAKKVIDEYGPKYADRNGGYTRIYKIGPRRGDAAEMAIIELV from the coding sequence ATGCCCGGTACCAGAAAACTCGGTCGTACCACCGACAGCCGCAACGCCATGCTGCGCGCGATGGTGACCTATCTGTTTGAGAACGGCAAGATCGAGACCACCGTTACCCGCGCCAAGGAAGTTCGTTCCATGGCCGAGAAGATGGTCACCCTCGGTAAGCAGGAAGATCTGCACGCAAAGCGTCAGGTTTTCTCCTACATCACCAAGGAGGATATCGCCAAGAAGGTCATCGACGAGTACGGCCCCAAGTACGCCGACCGTAACGGCGGCTACACCCGCATCTACAAGATCGGCCCCCGTCGCGGCGATGCTGCCGAGATGGCGATCATCGAACTGGTCTGA
- a CDS encoding DNA-directed RNA polymerase subunit alpha codes for MMEIERPKIETASLSPDGRYGKFVVEPLERGFGTTLGNSLRRVLLSSLPGVAVTSVKIDGVVHEFSTIEGVREDVTEIVLNLKGIAAKIYGESPKTVRVEAVGPCELIAGSIKGGDDLEILNPEWHIATLGEGAKLVMELTFDKGRGYVPAERNKLALIEKNDISTLPVDSIYTPVLKANYTVDHTRVGQITDYDKLIIEVWTDGTCNAQEALSLAARVLTEHLNLFVNLCDETGETEIMVDNDDQGREKALEMTIEELDLSVRSFNCLKRAGINTVGDLINKSEDEMMKVRNLGRKSLEEVMAKLDSLGFSLTKDDEN; via the coding sequence ATGATGGAGATCGAACGCCCCAAGATCGAAACGGCCAGCCTTTCCCCGGATGGTCGCTACGGTAAGTTCGTCGTCGAGCCGCTGGAGCGCGGTTTCGGCACGACCTTGGGCAACAGCTTGCGTCGTGTGCTTCTGTCCTCTCTGCCCGGTGTGGCTGTCACCAGCGTCAAGATCGACGGCGTGGTGCATGAGTTTTCCACCATCGAGGGTGTACGTGAGGACGTGACCGAGATCGTCCTGAACCTGAAGGGCATCGCCGCCAAGATCTACGGCGAAAGCCCCAAGACCGTCCGTGTAGAGGCCGTTGGTCCTTGTGAACTCATTGCCGGCTCCATCAAGGGCGGCGATGACCTGGAGATCCTCAACCCCGAGTGGCACATCGCCACCCTGGGCGAGGGTGCCAAGCTGGTCATGGAACTGACCTTTGACAAAGGCCGCGGCTATGTCCCCGCCGAGCGCAACAAACTGGCGCTGATCGAGAAAAACGACATCAGCACCCTGCCCGTCGACAGCATCTATACCCCCGTGCTCAAAGCCAACTACACTGTGGATCACACCCGTGTAGGCCAGATCACCGACTATGACAAGCTCATCATCGAGGTCTGGACGGACGGCACCTGCAATGCGCAGGAAGCCCTGAGCCTGGCGGCCCGCGTGCTGACCGAGCATCTGAACCTGTTTGTGAACCTCTGCGACGAGACCGGCGAGACCGAGATCATGGTCGATAACGACGATCAGGGCCGTGAGAAGGCGCTGGAGATGACGATTGAAGAGCTGGATCTGAGCGTCCGTTCCTTCAACTGCCTGAAGCGCGCCGGCATCAACACGGTGGGCGACCTCATCAACAAGAGCGAAGACGAAATGATGAAGGTTCGCAATCTGGGCCGCAAGAGCCTGGAGGAAGTCATGGCCAAGCTGGACAGCCTTGGTTTCTCTCTGACCAAGGACGACGAAAACTAA
- the rpsD gene encoding 30S ribosomal protein S4 produces the protein MAKNTQPIAKRCRALGISPAVMGYGKKTTNRNPGGQMRKKKSEYATQLNEKQKVKFVYGILEKQFHTYYETATRMPGQTGVNLLVLVERRLDNVVYRLGFAKTRRDARQLVSHNHFTVNGKRVNIPSYLVKPGDVIEVIESSRSSVKFSKLLGEDAPVVLLPSWLERDKNALKGTVVKMPVREDIDVPIAEHLIVELYSK, from the coding sequence ATGGCTAAAAATACCCAACCGATCGCCAAGCGTTGCCGTGCTCTCGGCATTTCTCCTGCTGTTATGGGTTACGGCAAGAAGACCACCAATCGTAACCCCGGCGGCCAGATGAGAAAGAAGAAGAGCGAGTACGCCACCCAGCTCAACGAGAAGCAGAAGGTCAAGTTCGTCTACGGTATCCTGGAAAAGCAGTTCCACACCTACTACGAGACCGCGACCCGTATGCCGGGTCAGACCGGTGTCAACCTGCTGGTTCTGGTCGAGCGCCGTCTCGACAACGTCGTCTACCGTCTGGGCTTTGCCAAGACCCGCCGCGACGCTCGTCAGCTGGTTTCCCACAACCATTTCACTGTCAATGGCAAGCGTGTCAACATCCCCTCTTATCTGGTTAAGCCGGGCGATGTGATCGAAGTCATCGAGTCCAGCCGTTCCTCCGTCAAGTTCAGCAAGCTGCTGGGCGAGGACGCTCCCGTCGTGCTGCTGCCCTCCTGGCTGGAGCGCGATAAGAACGCTCTGAAGGGCACCGTCGTCAAGATGCCCGTGCGCGAGGACATCGATGTGCCCATCGCTGAGCACCTCATCGTCGAGTTGTACTCCAAGTAA
- the rpsK gene encoding 30S ribosomal protein S11, translating into MAANKATAAKTRTKKRERKNISAGAAHIQSTFNNTIVTITDTQGNTVSWCSTGALNFRGSRKSTPYAAQSAAEVAAKAAIEHGMKTVEVYVKGPGSGRESAIRALQATGLEVTMIRDVTPIPHNGCRPPKRRRV; encoded by the coding sequence ATGGCTGCTAATAAAGCTACTGCGGCAAAAACCCGCACTAAGAAAAGAGAGCGCAAGAATATCAGCGCCGGTGCTGCTCACATTCAGAGCACGTTCAACAACACCATCGTGACCATCACCGACACTCAGGGCAACACCGTTTCCTGGTGCAGCACTGGTGCGCTGAACTTCCGCGGCTCCCGCAAGAGCACCCCTTACGCTGCGCAGAGCGCCGCTGAGGTTGCCGCCAAGGCCGCCATCGAGCATGGCATGAAGACCGTTGAGGTCTACGTCAAGGGCCCCGGTTCCGGCCGTGAAAGCGCCATCCGCGCCCTGCAGGCAACCGGTCTGGAAGTCACCATGATCCGTGACGTGACTCCCATTCCCCACAATGGCTGCCGCCCGCCCAAACGCCGCCGCGTTTGA
- the rpsM gene encoding 30S ribosomal protein S13, translating to MARIAGVDLPREKRIQVGLTYVYGIGQSTADEILAGTGINPDTRVKDLTSDEEAKIRDYIDKNNIMVEGDLRRNVALDIKRLTEIQCYRGVRHRKGLPCRGQRTKTNARTCKGPKRTVANKKK from the coding sequence ATGGCACGTATTGCTGGTGTTGATCTGCCTCGCGAGAAGCGGATCCAGGTTGGTCTGACTTATGTTTACGGTATTGGTCAGTCCACTGCCGACGAGATTCTCGCCGGAACCGGAATTAACCCTGATACCCGCGTCAAGGACCTGACTTCTGACGAGGAAGCCAAGATCCGTGACTACATCGACAAAAACAACATCATGGTAGAGGGCGACCTGCGCCGCAACGTCGCGCTTGACATCAAGCGTCTGACCGAGATCCAGTGCTACCGTGGTGTGCGCCATCGCAAGGGCCTTCCCTGCCGCGGCCAGCGCACCAAGACCAATGCGCGTACCTGCAAAGGTCCCAAGCGCACCGTCGCGAACAAAAAGAAGTAA
- the rpmJ gene encoding 50S ribosomal protein L36: MKVKPSVKPICEKCKVIKRKGRVMVICANPKHKQRQG; the protein is encoded by the coding sequence ATGAAGGTAAAACCTTCCGTGAAACCCATTTGCGAGAAGTGCAAGGTCATCAAGCGCAAAGGTCGCGTGATGGTCATCTGCGCCAATCCGAAGCATAAGCAGCGTCAGGGCTAA
- the infA gene encoding translation initiation factor IF-1, with translation MSKEDVIEVEGIVREAMPNTVFKVELLNKEGKPNGHTVLAHISGKLRTNFIRILPGDKVTMEMSPYDLTKARITWRSK, from the coding sequence TTGTCTAAAGAAGATGTCATTGAAGTAGAAGGTATCGTACGGGAGGCCATGCCCAACACCGTGTTCAAGGTCGAGCTGCTCAACAAAGAGGGCAAGCCCAACGGCCACACCGTGCTGGCTCACATTTCCGGTAAGCTGCGGACCAACTTCATCCGTATTTTGCCCGGCGACAAAGTCACGATGGAAATGTCACCCTACGACCTGACCAAGGCCCGGATCACCTGGCGTTCCAAGTAA
- a CDS encoding KOW domain-containing RNA-binding protein produces MDFVIGQLVRSKAGRDKTRTLAVLAVDGPMLWLADGNLRKVGDPKRKKAKHVAPTTTVLANELLKSDQSLSDAIAAYDAARAD; encoded by the coding sequence ATGGACTTTGTAATAGGTCAGCTGGTACGCTCCAAGGCCGGTCGGGACAAGACCCGCACGCTGGCTGTTTTGGCCGTGGACGGGCCGATGCTCTGGCTCGCGGACGGAAACCTGCGCAAGGTAGGGGACCCGAAGCGGAAAAAAGCCAAGCATGTGGCTCCCACGACCACTGTTCTTGCGAACGAGCTTCTGAAAAGCGATCAATCACTCAGTGATGCCATCGCCGCCTACGATGCGGCGCGTGCAGACTGA
- the map gene encoding type I methionyl aminopeptidase, producing the protein MIQIKNAAELEKMRKACAISAAALKAGGEAIEPGITTAEIDKIIYDFIVRHGARPNFLHLYGFPATACISVNDTVIHGIPNRQQQIRPGDIVSIDTGCKIDGFNGDNACTYGCGKLDLEAQRLLDVTKESLHRGIAMARGGNRIGDIGHAVQEYVEENGFSVVRSFVGHGVGKELHEDPEVPNYGTPGRGPRLVPGMCIAVEPMVCQHKYAVKTLKDGWTVKTCDGGLAAHFEHTLAITAAGAEVLTHGWEEPGWTL; encoded by the coding sequence ATGATCCAAATCAAGAATGCCGCTGAACTGGAAAAAATGCGGAAAGCCTGCGCCATCAGCGCGGCTGCATTGAAAGCCGGCGGCGAAGCGATCGAGCCTGGTATCACCACGGCGGAGATCGACAAAATCATCTACGACTTTATCGTGCGCCACGGTGCAAGACCCAACTTCCTGCACCTGTACGGCTTCCCGGCTACGGCGTGCATCAGTGTGAATGACACGGTCATTCACGGTATCCCCAACCGCCAGCAGCAGATCCGCCCCGGCGACATCGTTTCGATCGACACCGGCTGCAAGATCGACGGCTTCAACGGCGACAACGCCTGCACCTACGGATGCGGCAAGCTCGACCTGGAAGCCCAGCGGCTGCTGGATGTGACCAAGGAAAGCCTCCACCGCGGCATTGCCATGGCGCGGGGCGGCAACCGGATCGGGGATATCGGCCATGCGGTCCAGGAGTACGTCGAGGAGAACGGCTTCTCGGTGGTGCGGAGCTTTGTCGGCCACGGCGTCGGCAAGGAACTGCACGAAGACCCCGAAGTGCCGAACTACGGCACCCCCGGACGCGGCCCGCGCCTGGTGCCGGGCATGTGCATCGCCGTCGAACCGATGGTATGCCAGCATAAGTACGCGGTAAAGACGTTAAAGGACGGCTGGACGGTCAAAACCTGTGACGGTGGTCTGGCAGCTCATTTCGAGCACACCCTCGCCATCACAGCGGCCGGTGCCGAGGTCCTGACCCACGGCTGGGAGGAACCCGGATGGACTTTGTAA
- a CDS encoding adenylate kinase, whose protein sequence is MKMILLGAPGAGKGTQAEILCDKLGIPTISTGNILRAAVKEGTPMGQKAKSFMDAGALVPDDVIVGIVKERLAQPDCAKGFILDGMPRTIAQGEALEQMGVEIDKVINLVVADEAIIQRMSGRRVCANCGASYHIINKPSAKEGVCDRCGGELVIRKDDEPATVLDRLKAYHEQTEPLVEFYRQRGKLVEVPDQGSIEATTAFLLKLLEA, encoded by the coding sequence ATGAAAATGATCCTTTTGGGCGCCCCTGGCGCCGGGAAGGGTACCCAGGCAGAGATCCTCTGCGATAAGCTGGGTATCCCCACCATCTCGACCGGTAACATTCTGCGTGCTGCTGTCAAAGAGGGCACGCCTATGGGCCAAAAGGCGAAGAGCTTTATGGACGCGGGTGCTCTGGTGCCGGACGACGTCATCGTCGGCATCGTGAAGGAGCGCCTGGCGCAGCCCGACTGCGCGAAGGGATTTATCCTGGACGGCATGCCGCGCACCATCGCACAGGGCGAAGCCCTGGAGCAGATGGGCGTGGAGATCGACAAGGTCATCAATCTGGTGGTTGCCGATGAGGCGATCATCCAGCGTATGTCCGGCCGCCGCGTCTGCGCCAACTGCGGTGCAAGCTATCATATCATCAACAAACCCAGCGCCAAAGAGGGCGTGTGTGACCGCTGCGGCGGTGAGCTGGTCATCCGCAAGGACGATGAGCCTGCCACCGTACTGGACCGGCTGAAAGCCTATCACGAGCAGACCGAGCCGCTGGTGGAATTCTACCGGCAGCGCGGCAAGCTCGTCGAGGTTCCCGACCAGGGTTCCATCGAGGCCACCACCGCGTTCCTTCTCAAGCTTTTGGAGGCTTAA
- the secY gene encoding preprotein translocase subunit SecY yields the protein MFETFRNAWKIDDLRKRLLFTLLILVLFRLGCAIPVPYITASALSSMFAGGTGDMLEYLNMMSGGALSECTIFALGVQPAINASIIMQLLAVAIPYLENLTKEGEEGQRKMRRITNYVGAAIGLMLSIGYYFIIRNMGALKYTDGFAGIFTAVVIILAFTAGSQLCTWLGNQIDSKGIGNGLSLLIFAGIVARWSSVYTAVTNIVGRAQNGEPQFYFFLPALLVLALVAVIFVVILTNAERRIPVQYAKRVVGRKMYGGQASYIPIKVNMTGVMPIIFASTLCSLPGLIFRFINLDAAAHPYLYAFFSAFNYNSALYLIVYVLLIVAFNYFYVAIQYNPVDIANQLRKNNGTIPGIRPGKPTSDFITKTLSKITLIGAIFLAIVAGLPIILGNITGTSIQLGGTSLLIVVGVALETGRALEGYMTARYHKGFLE from the coding sequence GTGTTTGAAACCTTCCGGAATGCCTGGAAGATCGATGATCTTCGCAAACGGCTCCTGTTCACCTTGCTGATCCTCGTTCTGTTCCGTCTGGGCTGCGCGATCCCTGTGCCGTACATCACGGCCAGCGCGCTGTCCTCCATGTTCGCCGGCGGCACCGGTGATATGCTGGAGTACCTGAACATGATGTCCGGCGGCGCCCTGAGCGAGTGCACAATCTTCGCTCTGGGTGTGCAGCCCGCCATCAACGCCTCCATTATCATGCAGCTGCTGGCAGTAGCCATTCCGTACCTGGAAAACCTCACCAAGGAAGGGGAGGAAGGGCAACGCAAGATGCGCCGCATCACCAACTACGTGGGCGCGGCCATCGGTCTGATGCTGTCCATCGGCTACTACTTCATCATCCGCAACATGGGCGCACTGAAGTACACCGACGGTTTTGCCGGTATCTTCACGGCCGTGGTCATCATTCTGGCCTTCACCGCCGGTTCGCAGCTCTGCACCTGGCTGGGCAACCAGATTGATTCCAAGGGCATCGGCAACGGTCTTTCGCTGCTGATCTTCGCCGGCATCGTGGCTCGCTGGTCCTCCGTCTACACGGCGGTGACCAATATCGTGGGCCGCGCCCAGAACGGTGAACCCCAGTTCTACTTCTTCCTGCCCGCTCTGCTGGTGCTTGCGCTGGTGGCGGTGATCTTCGTGGTCATTCTGACCAACGCCGAGCGCCGCATCCCCGTGCAGTATGCCAAGCGCGTTGTGGGCCGCAAGATGTACGGCGGCCAGGCCAGCTACATTCCCATCAAGGTCAATATGACCGGTGTTATGCCGATCATCTTCGCCTCGACGCTGTGCAGCCTGCCGGGCCTGATCTTCCGGTTCATCAACCTGGATGCCGCTGCTCATCCGTATTTGTATGCGTTCTTCAGCGCATTCAATTACAACAGCGCGCTCTACCTCATCGTTTATGTCCTGCTGATCGTGGCATTCAACTACTTCTATGTTGCGATTCAGTACAATCCCGTAGATATCGCCAACCAGCTCCGTAAGAATAACGGTACGATTCCCGGTATCCGTCCCGGCAAGCCCACCAGTGATTTCATCACCAAGACCCTGTCCAAGATCACCCTGATCGGTGCGATCTTCCTGGCCATCGTCGCGGGCCTGCCCATCATCCTCGGCAACATCACCGGCACCTCCATCCAGTTGGGTGGTACCAGCCTGCTGATCGTCGTCGGTGTTGCGCTGGAGACCGGCCGTGCGCTGGAAGGTTATATGACCGCCCGTTACCACAAAGGGTTCCTGGAATAA
- the rplO gene encoding 50S ribosomal protein L15, translating to MKLHELKASAGARKAVTRKGRGAGSGNGKTAGYGHKGQKARSGVKKAGFEGGQMPLQRRLPKRGFNNIFATKYVTIKVSDLEKFEAGATVDAEALLKAGIISKTLDGVKVLGNGELTKAVNVKVAAYTASAKEKIEKAGGKAEVM from the coding sequence ATGAAACTTCATGAACTGAAAGCGTCCGCTGGCGCCCGCAAGGCCGTGACCCGCAAGGGCCGCGGTGCCGGTTCCGGCAACGGCAAGACCGCTGGCTACGGCCACAAGGGTCAGAAAGCCCGTTCCGGCGTCAAGAAGGCCGGTTTCGAAGGCGGCCAGATGCCTCTGCAGCGTCGTCTGCCGAAGCGCGGTTTCAACAACATTTTCGCGACCAAGTATGTTACCATCAAGGTATCTGACCTCGAGAAGTTCGAGGCCGGCGCGACCGTCGATGCCGAGGCCCTGCTGAAGGCCGGCATCATCTCCAAGACGCTGGACGGCGTCAAGGTGCTGGGCAATGGCGAGCTGACCAAGGCTGTCAACGTCAAGGTCGCTGCCTACACTGCCTCTGCCAAAGAAAAAATCGAGAAAGCAGGCGGGAAGGCTGAGGTGATGTAA
- the rpmD gene encoding 50S ribosomal protein L30 yields MEKVTIRLAKSLIGRGKEQIAVAHSLGLNRPGEVTEQPDNAATQGKIAKISHLVVVTKA; encoded by the coding sequence ATGGAAAAGGTTACCATTCGTCTCGCCAAGAGCCTGATCGGCCGCGGCAAAGAGCAGATCGCCGTTGCGCACTCTCTGGGCCTGAACCGTCCCGGTGAGGTTACCGAGCAGCCTGACAACGCGGCTACCCAGGGCAAGATCGCCAAGATCTCCCACCTGGTCGTCGTGACCAAGGCGTAA
- the rpsE gene encoding 30S ribosomal protein S5, whose translation MAMQRREQDDGMITKVVSINRVSKTVKGGRVMKFAALIVVGDGKGNIGYGVGKSGEVPEAIRKGEGAAKKNMRKVCMKGSTIPHEIVGEFGAGRVLMRPAAPGTGVLAGGPVRAVLECAGIKDIRAKSLRSNNPINVTAATFAGLCGLTDAESVAAKRGKTVAEILG comes from the coding sequence ATGGCCATGCAGAGAAGAGAACAAGATGACGGCATGATCACCAAGGTCGTCTCCATCAACCGCGTTTCCAAGACCGTCAAGGGTGGCCGCGTCATGAAGTTTGCCGCGCTGATCGTCGTCGGCGACGGCAAGGGCAACATCGGCTACGGCGTCGGCAAGTCCGGCGAAGTTCCCGAGGCCATCCGCAAGGGCGAGGGCGCTGCCAAGAAGAACATGCGCAAGGTTTGCATGAAGGGCAGCACCATTCCCCACGAGATCGTTGGTGAGTTTGGCGCCGGCCGCGTTCTGATGCGTCCCGCCGCTCCCGGTACCGGCGTTCTGGCCGGTGGTCCCGTCCGTGCGGTGCTCGAGTGCGCCGGCATCAAGGACATTCGTGCCAAGAGCCTGCGCTCCAATAACCCCATCAACGTCACTGCTGCCACCTTCGCAGGTCTGTGCGGCCTGACCGACGCCGAGAGCGTCGCGGCCAAGCGCGGCAAGACCGTTGCCGAGATCCTGGGTTAA
- the rplR gene encoding 50S ribosomal protein L18 yields the protein MVNKADKNEARLRRHRRVRGKISGTAERPRLDVFRSAKHIYAQVIDDTKGVTLASASSMDKDFNAYGGNIEAAKKVGEAIAKKCLEKGITEVVYDRGGFVYQGRVQALAEGAREAGLKL from the coding sequence ATGGTCAATAAGGCTGATAAGAACGAAGCTCGTCTTCGCCGTCACCGCCGCGTCCGCGGCAAGATCAGCGGCACCGCCGAGCGTCCCCGTCTGGATGTTTTCCGCTCTGCCAAGCACATCTACGCCCAGGTTATCGATGATACCAAGGGTGTCACCCTGGCCAGCGCGTCCAGCATGGACAAAGATTTCAACGCTTACGGCGGCAACATTGAGGCTGCCAAGAAGGTTGGCGAGGCCATCGCCAAGAAGTGCCTCGAGAAGGGCATTACCGAAGTGGTCTACGACCGCGGCGGTTTCGTCTACCAGGGCCGTGTGCAGGCGCTTGCTGAGGGCGCCCGCGAAGCCGGCCTGAAACTGTAA
- the rplF gene encoding 50S ribosomal protein L6 — MSRIGRKPIVIPAGVEVKVDAAEHAITVKGPKGTLHSKYHPLMNVNVEGNEILVTRPNDEKEARSLHGLTRTIIHNMVVGVTEGFKKDLEIQGVGYRAAKQGNKLVLTLGFSHPVEVEETDTIKIELKDALHFSIVGIDKQEVGQFAAEVRGKRPPEPYKGKGIRYVGEYVIRKEGKAGKGK, encoded by the coding sequence ATGTCGAGAATTGGAAGAAAACCCATCGTCATTCCCGCGGGTGTGGAAGTCAAGGTCGACGCGGCCGAGCACGCCATCACCGTGAAGGGCCCCAAGGGTACCCTGCATTCCAAATACCATCCCCTCATGAACGTCAACGTTGAGGGCAATGAGATTTTGGTTACCCGCCCCAATGACGAGAAGGAGGCCCGCAGCCTCCACGGCCTGACCCGCACCATCATCCACAACATGGTGGTCGGTGTTACCGAAGGCTTCAAGAAAGACCTGGAGATCCAGGGCGTCGGCTACCGTGCTGCCAAGCAGGGCAACAAGCTGGTCCTGACGCTGGGCTTCTCTCACCCCGTTGAGGTGGAGGAGACCGACACCATCAAGATCGAACTGAAAGACGCGCTGCACTTCAGCATCGTCGGTATCGACAAGCAGGAAGTCGGTCAGTTTGCCGCCGAAGTCCGCGGCAAGCGCCCGCCCGAGCCGTACAAGGGCAAGGGTATCCGCTATGTTGGCGAGTATGTCATCCGCAAGGAAGGCAAAGCCGGCAAGGGTAAATAA
- the rpsH gene encoding 30S ribosomal protein S8 → MQITDPIADLLTRIRNASTAKHPSVDIPASNLKKAICQILVDEGYIKGMKVTEDNKQGTITLTLKYQENGTPVIAGLKRVSKPGLRIYTNCEDMPKVMKGLGTAIISTSKGVMTDKAARAAHVGGEVLAFVW, encoded by the coding sequence ATGCAAATCACCGATCCCATCGCGGACCTGCTTACCCGCATCCGCAACGCGAGCACTGCCAAACACCCTTCCGTGGATATCCCTGCTTCCAACCTGAAGAAGGCGATCTGCCAGATCCTGGTTGACGAGGGTTACATCAAGGGTATGAAAGTGACCGAGGACAACAAGCAGGGGACCATCACCCTGACCCTCAAGTACCAGGAAAATGGTACGCCGGTTATCGCCGGCCTGAAGCGCGTTTCCAAGCCGGGCCTGCGTATTTACACCAACTGCGAAGATATGCCCAAGGTCATGAAGGGCCTGGGCACCGCGATCATCTCCACCTCTAAAGGCGTCATGACCGACAAGGCTGCCCGTGCTGCTCACGTCGGCGGTGAAGTCCTCGCCTTTGTGTGGTAA
- a CDS encoding type Z 30S ribosomal protein S14 produces MAKTSMKLKQQRPAKFSTRAYNRCKICGRPHAYLRKYGVCRICFRELAYKGEIPGVKKASW; encoded by the coding sequence ATGGCAAAAACTTCTATGAAGCTCAAGCAGCAGCGTCCCGCCAAGTTCTCGACCCGCGCTTACAACCGCTGCAAGATCTGCGGCCGTCCCCATGCTTACCTGCGCAAGTACGGTGTTTGCCGTATCTGCTTCCGTGAGCTGGCTTACAAGGGCGAGATCCCCGGCGTCAAGAAGGCTTCCTGGTAA
- the rplE gene encoding 50S ribosomal protein L5 — MARLKEQYVNEIAPALNKKFGYKSVMQIPKLDKVIINVAAGEAKENAKVIDAIIADLGQITGQKAVVCKAKKSVANFKLRQGMPIGAKVTLRGERMYEFVDRLFNVALPRVRDFRGINGNSFDGRGNYAFGLKEQIIFPEIDFDKVDAIRGMDICFVTTAKTDEEAKELLKALGAPFAN; from the coding sequence ATGGCACGTTTGAAAGAACAGTATGTCAACGAGATCGCTCCGGCCCTGAACAAGAAGTTCGGCTACAAGAGCGTTATGCAGATCCCCAAGCTGGATAAGGTCATCATCAATGTTGCCGCCGGCGAAGCCAAAGAGAACGCCAAGGTCATCGATGCCATCATCGCCGACCTGGGCCAGATCACTGGTCAGAAGGCCGTCGTCTGCAAGGCCAAGAAGAGCGTTGCAAACTTCAAGCTGCGCCAGGGCATGCCCATCGGCGCCAAGGTCACCCTGCGTGGTGAGCGTATGTACGAGTTCGTGGATCGCCTGTTCAATGTGGCGCTGCCCCGTGTTCGCGACTTCCGCGGCATCAACGGCAACTCCTTCGACGGCCGCGGCAACTACGCCTTCGGCCTGAAGGAACAGATCATCTTCCCCGAGATCGACTTCGACAAGGTCGACGCGATCCGCGGCATGGACATCTGCTTCGTCACCACCGCCAAGACCGACGAGGAAGCCAAGGAGCTGCTGAAGGCTCTGGGCGCTCCGTTCGCTAACTAA
- the rplX gene encoding 50S ribosomal protein L24, translating into MNNLHVKTGDNVMIISGKDKGKTGKVLQTSPKEGKVIVEGLNMVTKHVKPRRQGEQGGIVKAEGAIYACKVQPVCPKCGKPTRVAHSVKDGKNVRVCRKCGAEL; encoded by the coding sequence ATGAACAATCTTCATGTTAAAACCGGCGACAACGTCATGATCATCTCCGGCAAGGATAAGGGCAAGACCGGCAAGGTCCTGCAGACTTCCCCGAAAGAGGGCAAGGTCATCGTCGAGGGCCTGAACATGGTCACCAAGCACGTCAAGCCTCGCCGTCAGGGTGAGCAGGGCGGCATTGTCAAGGCCGAGGGCGCTATCTACGCCTGCAAGGTGCAGCCTGTCTGCCCCAAGTGCGGCAAGCCCACCCGCGTTGCCCATTCCGTCAAGGACGGCAAGAACGTCCGCGTTTGCCGCAAGTGCGGCGCTGAACTGTAA
- the rplN gene encoding 50S ribosomal protein L14 — MVQMQTYLKVADNTGAKELMCFRVLGGTRKRYANIGDIVVCSVKKAAPGGTVKKGDVVKAVIVRSKHGLRRDDGSYIRFDENAAVIVMADKSPKGTRIFGPVARELRDAGFTKILSLAPESL; from the coding sequence ATGGTTCAGATGCAAACTTATCTCAAAGTGGCCGACAATACCGGTGCCAAGGAGTTAATGTGCTTCCGTGTACTGGGCGGTACCCGCAAGAGATACGCAAACATCGGTGACATCGTGGTTTGCAGCGTCAAGAAGGCTGCTCCCGGTGGTACCGTGAAGAAGGGCGACGTGGTCAAGGCCGTCATCGTCCGTAGCAAGCACGGCCTGCGCCGTGACGACGGTTCCTACATCCGTTTCGATGAGAACGCCGCCGTCATCGTCATGGCCGACAAGAGCCCCAAGGGCACTCGTATCTTTGGACCTGTGGCGCGTGAACTGCGCGACGCTGGCTTCACCAAGATCCTGAGCCTGGCTCCCGAATCGCTGTAA